In one Dama dama isolate Ldn47 chromosome 5, ASM3311817v1, whole genome shotgun sequence genomic region, the following are encoded:
- the LOC133055711 gene encoding SS18-like protein 2 yields MSVAFVPDWLRGKAEVNQETIQRLLEENDQLIRCIVEYQNKGRANECVQYQHVLHRNLIYLATIADANPTSASKAME; encoded by the coding sequence ATGTCGGTGGCTTTCGTACCGGACTGGCTGAGAGGGAAGGCAGAAGTCAATCAGGAGACCATCCAGCGGCTCCTGGAGGAGAATGACCAGCTGATCCGCTGTATCGTGGAATATCAGAACAAAGGCCGGGCGAATGAGTGCGTCCAGTACCAGCATGTGTTACACAGAAATCTCATTTATTTGGCTACCATCGCAGATGCCAACCCAACCAGTGCTTCAAAAGCAATGGAATAG